From a single Brachyhypopomus gauderio isolate BG-103 unplaced genomic scaffold, BGAUD_0.2 sc85, whole genome shotgun sequence genomic region:
- the ehf gene encoding ETS homologous factor isoform X1, whose product MVLQSTYSMSVPATVSAESQLQASWGPPYNCPDVSMVTTGYSGRLWSQDPHPQYWSKYQVWQWLQQTMDVHQIDATSIPFSSFDLDGRQLCSMTYQDFTHLAGSVGPLLYQSLADLKWTGQYGTSVDPFTPGDIKTELDDLPCSVLSFKEEASFYHTSELFDNKPPFQSSPIITSPNPSSPEHKRSHSRSHQIKKHNPRGTHLWEFIRDILLNPERNPGLIKWEDRAEGVFRFLKSEAVAQLWGKKKNNSSMTYEKLSRAMRYYYKREILERVDGRRLVYKFGRNARGWQEAEK is encoded by the exons ATGGTCCTTCAGAGCACCTACAGCATGAGTGTCCCTGCCACTGTGAGCGCTGAGAGCCAGCTGCAAGCCTCGTGGGGCCCCCCCTACAACTGTCCTGATG TTTCCATGGTGACAACGGGTTATTCGGGTCGTCTGTGGTCCCAGGACCCCCACCCACAGTACTGGTCTAAATATCAGGTGTGGCAGTGGCTGCAGCAGACGATGGACGTGCACCAAATCGACGCCACCTCAATCCCCTTCAGCAGCTTTGACCTGGACGGCAGGCAGTTGTGTAGCATGACGTACCAGGACTTCACCCACCTGGCTGGGTCTGTGGGTCCTCTCCTCTACCAGAGTCTGGCTGATCTCAAGTGGACTG GTCAGTATGGGACCTCAGTGGACCCATTCACACCAGGAGATATCAAAACAGAACTGGACG ATCTGCCGTGTTCAGTCTTGTCTTTCAAAGAGGAGGCGAGCTTCTATCACACTTCAG AGCTTTTTGACAATAAACCCCCATTTCAGTCGTCTCCCATCATCACCTCTCCTAATCCCTCCAGTCCGG AACACAAACGATCCCACAGTCGCTCTCaccaaataaaaaaacaca ACCCCCGCGGGACCCACCTGTGGGAGTTCATAAGGGATATCCTGCTGAACCCGGAGAGGAACCCAGGTCTGATAAAGTGGGAGGACAGAGCTGAAGGGGTGTTTCGCTTCCTGAAGTCTGAGGCGGTGGCACAGCTGTGGGGAAAGAAGAAAAACAACAGCAGCATGACCTACGAGAAGCTGAGCAGAGCCATGAG GTATTACTACAAGCGAGAAATTCTTGAACGTGTGGATGGACGCAGGCTGGTCTACAAATTTGGAAGGAACGCTCGTGGATGGCAAGAAGCGGAGAAGTGA
- the ehf gene encoding ETS homologous factor isoform X2, giving the protein MVLQSTYSMSVPATVSAESQLQASWGPPYNCPDVSMVTTGYSGRLWSQDPHPQYWSKYQVWQWLQQTMDVHQIDATSIPFSSFDLDGRQLCSMTYQDFTHLAGSVGPLLYQSLADLKWTGQYGTSVDPFTPGDIKTELDVLSFKEEASFYHTSELFDNKPPFQSSPIITSPNPSSPEHKRSHSRSHQIKKHNPRGTHLWEFIRDILLNPERNPGLIKWEDRAEGVFRFLKSEAVAQLWGKKKNNSSMTYEKLSRAMRYYYKREILERVDGRRLVYKFGRNARGWQEAEK; this is encoded by the exons ATGGTCCTTCAGAGCACCTACAGCATGAGTGTCCCTGCCACTGTGAGCGCTGAGAGCCAGCTGCAAGCCTCGTGGGGCCCCCCCTACAACTGTCCTGATG TTTCCATGGTGACAACGGGTTATTCGGGTCGTCTGTGGTCCCAGGACCCCCACCCACAGTACTGGTCTAAATATCAGGTGTGGCAGTGGCTGCAGCAGACGATGGACGTGCACCAAATCGACGCCACCTCAATCCCCTTCAGCAGCTTTGACCTGGACGGCAGGCAGTTGTGTAGCATGACGTACCAGGACTTCACCCACCTGGCTGGGTCTGTGGGTCCTCTCCTCTACCAGAGTCTGGCTGATCTCAAGTGGACTG GTCAGTATGGGACCTCAGTGGACCCATTCACACCAGGAGATATCAAAACAGAACTGGACG TCTTGTCTTTCAAAGAGGAGGCGAGCTTCTATCACACTTCAG AGCTTTTTGACAATAAACCCCCATTTCAGTCGTCTCCCATCATCACCTCTCCTAATCCCTCCAGTCCGG AACACAAACGATCCCACAGTCGCTCTCaccaaataaaaaaacaca ACCCCCGCGGGACCCACCTGTGGGAGTTCATAAGGGATATCCTGCTGAACCCGGAGAGGAACCCAGGTCTGATAAAGTGGGAGGACAGAGCTGAAGGGGTGTTTCGCTTCCTGAAGTCTGAGGCGGTGGCACAGCTGTGGGGAAAGAAGAAAAACAACAGCAGCATGACCTACGAGAAGCTGAGCAGAGCCATGAG GTATTACTACAAGCGAGAAATTCTTGAACGTGTGGATGGACGCAGGCTGGTCTACAAATTTGGAAGGAACGCTCGTGGATGGCAAGAAGCGGAGAAGTGA